From a region of the Candidatus Deferrimicrobiaceae bacterium genome:
- a CDS encoding thiamine pyrophosphate-dependent enzyme: protein AMGVKFARPEERVWVIVGDGSFQMNIQELGTIMEQKIDIKILLLNNNFLGMVRQWQDLFHGSRFVGTPVKNPDFIALAAAYGIAGERVSEGKDLEPALRRAMKHKGAYLLEIVTDMEEMILPMIPAGSRFSDMKVTR, encoded by the coding sequence GCGATGGGGGTGAAGTTCGCGCGTCCCGAAGAACGCGTGTGGGTGATCGTCGGCGACGGCTCCTTCCAGATGAACATTCAAGAGCTGGGCACCATCATGGAGCAGAAGATCGACATCAAGATCCTTCTTCTGAACAACAACTTTCTGGGGATGGTCCGGCAGTGGCAGGACCTCTTCCACGGGAGCCGGTTCGTCGGGACCCCGGTGAAGAACCCCGATTTCATCGCCCTCGCGGCGGCGTACGGGATCGCCGGGGAGAGGGTTTCCGAAGGGAAGGACCTCGAGCCGGCCCTGCGGCGCGCGATGAAGCACAAGGGGGCCTACCTGCTCGAGATCGTGACGGACATGGAGGAGATGATCCTGCCCATGATCCCGGCGGGCTCCCGATTTTCCGACATGAAGGTCACCCGATGA